From one Streptomyces sp. NBC_01478 genomic stretch:
- a CDS encoding methylmalonyl-CoA mutase family protein, whose amino-acid sequence MTPPTPPQGDDLVRTASGLPLKPVYGPDDVAAEPPAPGNFPFTRGNYATGYRGRLWTLRQYSGFGTAESSNRRYHYLLQQGGTGLSVALDLPTQCGYDSDDPEVGEEVGRVGVAVDTLADAEVLFEGIPLDRISTSFTINGTAAILLAFYVAAAERAGVPRAKLTGTIQNDILKEYASRGTWIWPAEPSLRLIADTIEFCAAEVPRFNAISVAGSHFRDAGANAVQEMAFTLADGVTYCDTVLARGRMTIDQFAPQVSFFFYTHGDFFEEIAKYRAGRRRWSTIVRERYGAGSDKAAMFRFGCVAGGASLYAPQAQNNTVRVAYEALASVLGGVQSMFTAAWDEPFALPSEESATLALRTQQILAHETGVARVADPLGGSYFVEALTDATEARIVEIMDDLERYGGMVRAIEDGYLQTLIADEAYQSHREVEAGTRPVVGVNRFVSDEPPPDLATYELDAEGRDRQLKRLADVKATRDAALVRQRLAELARAAEGTENLMPILIDCANAYCTVGEMVAALKAVWGEFQQPVVF is encoded by the coding sequence ATGACGCCTCCCACACCGCCCCAGGGCGACGACCTCGTCCGGACCGCGTCCGGCCTGCCCCTCAAACCGGTCTACGGCCCCGACGACGTCGCCGCCGAACCGCCCGCGCCGGGCAACTTCCCCTTCACGCGCGGCAATTACGCCACCGGATACCGGGGACGGCTGTGGACGCTGCGCCAGTACTCCGGCTTCGGCACCGCCGAATCGTCCAACCGCCGTTACCACTACCTCCTCCAACAGGGCGGCACCGGACTCTCGGTGGCGCTCGACCTGCCCACGCAGTGCGGTTACGACTCCGACGACCCCGAAGTGGGCGAGGAGGTCGGCCGGGTGGGCGTCGCCGTCGACACGCTCGCCGACGCCGAAGTCCTCTTCGAGGGCATCCCGTTGGACAGGATCAGCACCAGCTTCACCATCAACGGCACCGCCGCGATCCTGCTCGCCTTCTACGTCGCCGCGGCCGAACGGGCCGGCGTGCCCCGCGCGAAACTCACCGGGACGATCCAGAACGACATCCTCAAGGAGTACGCGTCCAGAGGCACGTGGATCTGGCCCGCCGAACCGTCCCTGCGACTCATCGCCGACACCATCGAGTTCTGCGCGGCCGAAGTACCGCGCTTCAACGCGATCTCGGTCGCCGGCTCGCACTTCCGCGACGCCGGCGCCAACGCCGTACAGGAGATGGCCTTCACCCTCGCGGACGGGGTCACCTACTGCGACACGGTGCTCGCCCGGGGACGTATGACGATCGATCAGTTCGCCCCGCAGGTCTCCTTCTTCTTCTACACACACGGCGACTTCTTCGAGGAGATCGCCAAGTACCGTGCCGGACGCAGGCGTTGGTCGACCATCGTGCGCGAGCGGTACGGCGCGGGCAGCGACAAGGCGGCCATGTTCCGCTTCGGCTGCGTCGCCGGAGGGGCCTCGCTGTACGCACCCCAGGCGCAGAACAACACCGTCCGGGTCGCCTACGAGGCACTCGCGTCGGTCCTCGGCGGGGTCCAGTCGATGTTCACGGCCGCCTGGGACGAACCGTTCGCGCTGCCCAGCGAGGAGTCGGCGACGCTCGCACTGCGCACACAGCAGATTCTCGCCCATGAGACGGGCGTTGCCAGGGTCGCGGACCCGCTCGGCGGCTCGTACTTCGTCGAGGCGCTCACCGACGCCACCGAGGCCCGCATCGTCGAGATCATGGACGACCTGGAGCGGTACGGCGGCATGGTCCGGGCCATCGAGGACGGCTATCTGCAGACGCTCATCGCCGACGAGGCCTACCAGTCGCACCGCGAGGTCGAGGCGGGCACCCGGCCGGTCGTCGGCGTCAACCGCTTCGTCTCGGACGAACCACCGCCCGACCTCGCCACGTACGAACTGGACGCGGAAGGCCGCGACCGCCAGTTGAAACGGCTCGCCGACGTCAAGGCCACCCGCGACGCCGCCCTCGTACGGCAACGCCTCGCCGAACTGGCCCGCGCCGCGGAAGGTACCGAGAACCTCATGCCCATCCTCATCGACTGCGCCAACGCCTACTGCACGGTGGGCGAGATGGTGGCCGCGCTCAAGGCGGTCTGGGGCGAGTTCCAGCAGCCGGTGGTGTTCTGA
- a CDS encoding FadD3 family acyl-CoA ligase, giving the protein MTWESIPQMVLSAADRFGDAEAVVDGPLRLTFTELVERVRVAAGAFASAGVEQGDRVAIWAPNSAEWIIAAFGLMTAGGVVVPVNTRFKADEAHDIIVRSGAKAVLVQEGFLGLDFKAPPGVPVIDLKSGFLASGSPFERKVTGDQISDIVFTSGTTGRPKGVLMTHAQTLRLYAEWCDLAGVREGDRYLIVNPFFHIFGFKAGMVASLIRGMTILPVPVFDVDHVLDLVEREKVTVLPGPPTLYHSLLNDRGSRDLSSLRVAVTGAADIPVELIRRVMTELPFTSIMTGYGLTEAGTATATRPGDSFEDIATTVGTPCDGVEVRIADDGEVLVRGYSVMRGYFNDPEATAQAIDEDRWLHTGDLGTLDERGYLRIVGRKKDMFIVGGFNAYPAEIEGFLMEHPAVAQAAVIGVPDERMGQVGKAFVVLRQPLTADELIEWSRLRMAGFKVPRTVEFLTELPLNATGKVMKDLLR; this is encoded by the coding sequence ATGACCTGGGAGAGCATCCCGCAGATGGTGCTGAGCGCGGCCGACCGCTTCGGTGACGCCGAAGCCGTGGTGGACGGCCCGCTCCGCCTCACGTTCACCGAGCTGGTCGAACGGGTGCGTGTGGCTGCGGGTGCGTTCGCGTCGGCCGGGGTGGAGCAGGGCGACCGGGTCGCGATCTGGGCGCCCAACTCCGCCGAGTGGATCATTGCCGCCTTCGGTCTGATGACCGCGGGCGGTGTGGTGGTGCCCGTCAACACCCGCTTCAAGGCGGACGAGGCGCACGACATCATCGTGCGCAGCGGTGCGAAGGCCGTTCTCGTCCAGGAGGGCTTCCTCGGCCTGGACTTCAAGGCGCCGCCCGGTGTGCCGGTCATCGACCTCAAGTCCGGCTTCCTGGCGAGCGGTTCGCCCTTCGAGCGCAAGGTGACCGGCGACCAGATCAGCGACATCGTCTTCACCTCCGGCACCACCGGCCGGCCCAAGGGCGTCCTGATGACCCACGCCCAGACCCTCCGGCTCTACGCGGAGTGGTGCGACCTCGCCGGGGTCAGAGAGGGCGACCGCTATCTGATCGTCAACCCGTTCTTCCACATCTTCGGCTTCAAGGCGGGCATGGTCGCGTCGCTCATCCGCGGCATGACCATCCTGCCCGTGCCCGTCTTCGACGTGGACCACGTCCTGGACCTGGTCGAGCGCGAGAAGGTGACGGTCCTGCCCGGCCCGCCCACGCTCTACCACTCCCTGCTCAATGACCGCGGCTCAAGAGATCTGTCCTCACTGCGAGTTGCCGTCACCGGAGCCGCCGACATCCCCGTCGAACTGATCCGCCGTGTGATGACCGAACTGCCCTTCACCTCCATCATGACGGGCTACGGCCTGACCGAGGCGGGCACGGCCACCGCCACCCGCCCCGGCGACTCCTTCGAGGACATCGCCACCACCGTCGGCACCCCCTGCGACGGCGTCGAGGTCCGCATCGCCGACGACGGCGAAGTCCTCGTCCGCGGCTACAGCGTGATGCGCGGCTACTTCAACGACCCCGAAGCGACCGCCCAAGCCATCGACGAGGACCGCTGGTTGCACACCGGGGACCTCGGCACGCTCGACGAGCGCGGCTATCTGAGGATCGTCGGCCGCAAGAAAGACATGTTCATCGTCGGCGGCTTCAACGCCTACCCCGCCGAGATCGAGGGCTTCCTGATGGAACACCCGGCGGTCGCCCAGGCCGCCGTGATCGGCGTGCCCGACGAACGGATGGGACAGGTCGGCAAGGCCTTCGTCGTCCTCCGACAGCCGCTGACCGCCGACGAGTTGATCGAGTGGAGCCGGCTCCGGATGGCCGGGTTCAAGGTGCCCCGGACCGTGGAGTTCCTGACGGAACTGCCGCTGAACGCCACCGGAAAGGTGATGAAGGACCTCCTGCGATGA
- a CDS encoding amidohydrolase family protein, which produces MPSRVPPYPLFDADNHLYETEDALTRYLPKQYASAIQYVQVKGRTKIAIRGQISDYIPNPTFEVVARPGAWEDYFREGNPEGKSHRELFGEPMRSIPAFREPGPRLALMDDLGIQQTLMFPTLASLVEERMRDDPELIHVVVHALNQWLHETWQFNYKNRIFTTPVISLPILDKAIAELEWCLERGARAILVRPAPVPGYGGSRSFALPEFDPFWKRVEEAGVLVAMHSSDSGYSRYSSDWEGKSQEMTPFQAQVFRMMSEWRPVTDAVASWVCHGALFRFPELKVSVIENGSSWLLPLLDQLGSTYKKQPKGFLGDPVEEVRNRIHISPFWEEDMAALSEVVGVERVLFGSDYPHPEGLADPVSYIDAIQGMKEADQAKIMGGNLARLIGV; this is translated from the coding sequence ATGCCATCGCGCGTGCCGCCGTATCCACTGTTCGACGCGGACAACCACCTGTACGAGACGGAGGATGCGCTCACCCGGTACCTGCCCAAGCAGTACGCGAGCGCCATCCAGTACGTGCAGGTGAAGGGCCGTACGAAGATCGCCATCCGCGGTCAGATCAGCGACTACATCCCCAACCCCACCTTCGAGGTCGTGGCCAGGCCCGGCGCGTGGGAGGACTACTTCCGCGAGGGGAACCCGGAGGGCAAGTCCCACCGGGAGCTGTTCGGCGAGCCGATGCGGTCCATCCCCGCGTTCCGCGAGCCCGGGCCGCGCCTGGCGCTCATGGACGACCTGGGCATCCAGCAGACCCTGATGTTCCCGACCCTCGCCAGCCTGGTCGAGGAACGGATGCGGGACGACCCGGAGTTGATCCATGTCGTCGTCCACGCCCTCAACCAATGGCTGCACGAGACCTGGCAGTTCAACTACAAGAACCGCATTTTCACCACCCCGGTGATCAGCCTGCCCATCCTGGACAAGGCGATCGCCGAACTGGAGTGGTGCCTGGAGCGCGGAGCGCGGGCGATTCTCGTCCGGCCCGCCCCGGTTCCCGGCTACGGCGGGTCGCGGTCCTTCGCGCTGCCGGAGTTCGACCCGTTCTGGAAGCGGGTCGAGGAGGCGGGCGTGCTGGTGGCCATGCACTCCTCCGACAGTGGCTACTCGCGCTACTCCAGCGACTGGGAGGGCAAGAGCCAGGAGATGACGCCGTTCCAGGCGCAGGTCTTCCGGATGATGTCCGAGTGGCGCCCGGTCACCGACGCGGTCGCGTCGTGGGTTTGCCATGGAGCCCTGTTCCGCTTCCCGGAACTGAAGGTCTCGGTCATCGAGAACGGCTCTTCCTGGCTGCTGCCGCTGCTCGACCAACTGGGCAGCACCTACAAGAAGCAGCCGAAGGGCTTCCTGGGCGACCCGGTGGAAGAGGTCAGGAATCGGATCCACATCAGCCCCTTCTGGGAGGAGGACATGGCCGCCCTCTCCGAGGTCGTCGGGGTCGAGCGCGTCCTGTTCGGCTCCGACTACCCCCACCCCGAGGGGCTGGCCGACCCGGTCTCCTACATCGACGCGATCCAGGGCATGAAGGAGGCCGACCAGGCCAAGATCATGGGCGGCAACCTCGCCCGGTTGATCGGCGTATGA
- a CDS encoding AMP-binding protein, producing MRTIPAELVDRYGAEGWWTGETIGDLLTRGLAAAPGAGFRVHSAVRPWEGTFAEVELTARRLAAGLRARGVGPGDVVALQLPNWMEAAAVFWASAFVGAVVVPIVHFYGRKEVGYILDAVGPKVFVTAERFGHLRHDPDLSAKIPVVGVVGRDFDELLADEPLPGVLPTDPSGPALIAFTSGTTRDPKGVVHSHNTLAFETRQLAGRYPPDRGDQLTSAPVGHFIGMVNAFLIPVLDGSPVNLADTWDPGQALELMARDGLTVGGGAAYYMTSLLDHPDFTPAHLTGMKYAGLGGAAVPNAVTRRLADLGITVFRAYGSTEHPSITASSHTAPEDKRLYTDGDALAGVEIRLAEDGEILSRGPDLCLGYTDPALTERAFDADGWYHTGDIGELDEDGYLTITDRKADIIIRGGENIGALEVEEVLLALPAVAEAAVVAAPDARLGEHAAAVVRLRPGHPEPTLDDLRAHFAAAGLARQKWPEELHVVEDFPRTASGKVQKFVLRKDIAAHQE from the coding sequence GTGCGAACGATCCCCGCTGAACTGGTCGACCGCTACGGGGCGGAGGGCTGGTGGACCGGTGAGACGATCGGTGACCTGCTGACGCGGGGACTCGCGGCGGCCCCGGGGGCCGGGTTCCGTGTGCACTCGGCCGTACGGCCCTGGGAAGGAACCTTCGCCGAAGTCGAACTGACCGCCCGCCGGCTGGCCGCCGGGCTGCGCGCACGCGGTGTCGGCCCCGGTGACGTCGTGGCCCTCCAACTGCCCAACTGGATGGAGGCGGCGGCGGTCTTCTGGGCATCGGCGTTCGTCGGCGCGGTCGTGGTGCCGATCGTCCACTTCTACGGACGCAAGGAAGTCGGCTACATCCTGGACGCGGTCGGCCCCAAGGTCTTCGTCACCGCCGAACGGTTCGGGCATCTGCGCCACGACCCCGACCTGAGCGCGAAGATCCCGGTGGTCGGCGTCGTGGGCCGGGACTTCGACGAACTGCTCGCCGACGAACCGCTGCCCGGCGTCCTGCCCACGGACCCGTCCGGTCCCGCGCTGATCGCCTTCACCTCCGGAACGACCCGTGACCCCAAGGGAGTTGTGCACAGCCACAACACCCTGGCCTTCGAGACCCGTCAACTGGCAGGCCGCTACCCGCCCGACCGCGGCGACCAGCTCACCTCCGCGCCCGTCGGCCACTTCATCGGCATGGTCAACGCCTTCCTGATCCCCGTCCTCGACGGCTCCCCGGTGAACCTCGCCGACACCTGGGACCCGGGCCAGGCACTGGAGTTGATGGCCCGCGACGGACTCACCGTCGGAGGCGGCGCCGCCTACTACATGACGAGCCTGCTCGACCACCCCGACTTCACGCCCGCGCACCTGACCGGCATGAAGTACGCGGGTCTCGGCGGCGCGGCCGTCCCGAACGCGGTGACCAGACGCCTCGCTGACCTCGGCATCACGGTCTTCCGGGCCTACGGCAGCACCGAGCACCCCTCGATCACGGCCTCCAGTCACACCGCGCCCGAGGACAAGCGGCTCTACACCGACGGAGACGCACTGGCGGGGGTGGAGATCCGGCTGGCCGAGGACGGCGAGATCCTCAGCCGCGGCCCGGACCTCTGCCTCGGCTACACCGACCCCGCCCTCACCGAGCGGGCCTTCGACGCGGACGGCTGGTACCACACCGGCGACATCGGCGAACTCGACGAGGACGGCTACCTCACCATCACCGACCGCAAGGCGGACATCATCATCCGCGGCGGCGAGAACATCGGCGCGCTGGAGGTGGAGGAGGTTCTCCTCGCCCTGCCGGCCGTCGCCGAGGCAGCGGTCGTGGCGGCCCCGGACGCCCGCCTCGGCGAGCACGCGGCAGCCGTCGTACGACTGCGGCCGGGCCACCCCGAACCCACCCTCGACGATCTCCGTGCCCACTTCGCCGCGGCGGGCCTGGCCCGCCAGAAGTGGCCGGAGGAACTGCACGTCGTCGAGGACTTCCCGCGTACTGCGAGCGGCAAGGTCCAGAAGTTCGTTCTCCGCAAGGATATTGCCGCCCATCAAGAGTGA
- a CDS encoding ferredoxin--NADP reductase, producing the protein MGRDHGFHPVRITRIIQETPDTRTYVLDAPFPYRAGQFVTIKACGTLRSYSMSSSPETDAELMTTVKRVPGGLVSNWMHDHLAPGDTVETTLPAGVFCLREGDEAGAARASTAPVVAFCGGSGITPILSLAKSALAGTVRPVRVLAADRDGGSVIFAAALGELAERYPDRFEVRHHLDDRQGFVTADQVREFAGGDPSADFYLCGPAPFMELVENSLLAHGVAPERIFVERFAQATDRPPQDSIERESEEPAEQDGTLTLVLSGKRHTLAQRSGETFLESARRAGLAPPFSCEAGNCATCIAQVTEGEAKMRVNNALDEDEVAEGWVLTCQGEPTTPHVTVVYED; encoded by the coding sequence ATGGGACGAGACCACGGGTTCCACCCGGTGCGGATCACACGGATCATCCAGGAGACCCCCGACACACGGACGTACGTACTCGACGCGCCCTTCCCGTACCGGGCGGGCCAGTTCGTGACGATCAAGGCCTGTGGCACGCTGCGCAGTTACTCGATGTCCAGTTCGCCGGAGACGGACGCCGAGTTGATGACGACGGTGAAGCGGGTTCCGGGCGGTCTGGTGTCCAACTGGATGCACGACCATCTCGCACCCGGTGACACCGTCGAGACCACGCTGCCCGCAGGGGTGTTCTGCCTGCGGGAGGGCGACGAGGCGGGCGCGGCCCGCGCGTCGACGGCTCCCGTGGTGGCGTTCTGCGGGGGCAGCGGGATCACCCCGATCCTCTCGCTCGCCAAGTCGGCGCTGGCCGGCACCGTGCGCCCGGTGCGGGTCCTGGCCGCCGACCGGGACGGCGGCTCCGTCATCTTCGCCGCCGCGCTGGGCGAGTTGGCCGAGCGGTATCCGGACCGGTTCGAGGTCCGGCATCACCTCGACGACCGGCAGGGGTTCGTCACCGCGGACCAGGTGCGGGAGTTCGCGGGCGGCGACCCGTCCGCGGATTTCTACCTCTGCGGGCCCGCGCCCTTCATGGAGCTGGTGGAGAACTCGCTTCTCGCCCACGGAGTCGCCCCGGAGCGGATCTTCGTCGAGCGGTTCGCGCAGGCCACCGATCGCCCGCCGCAGGACAGCATCGAGCGGGAATCGGAGGAGCCCGCCGAACAGGACGGCACCCTCACGCTCGTCCTCTCCGGCAAGCGGCACACGCTCGCGCAGCGCTCCGGCGAGACCTTTCTGGAGAGCGCGCGTCGGGCGGGTCTGGCCCCGCCGTTCTCCTGCGAGGCGGGCAATTGCGCCACCTGTATCGCCCAAGTCACCGAGGGCGAGGCCAAGATGCGCGTCAACAACGCGCTCGACGAGGACGAGGTCGCCGAGGGCTGGGTCCTGACCTGCCAGGGCGAGCCGACCACCCCGCACGTCACTGTCGTCTACGAAGACTGA
- a CDS encoding enoyl-CoA hydratase/isomerase family protein, translating into MDVDLELDEGLAVVTIDRPQARNAIAPTTMDELDKVLDAAAGAKALVITGAGDRAFVSGGDLKQLSAIRTEEDAMAMALRMRGICDRIAHFPGPVIAALNGHSFGGGAEVAVAADIRVAADDIRIGFNQVALAIMPAWGGAERLAQLVGRGRALMLAGAGTVLDAAEAQRVGLLELVLPRADFAEGWRTLARSLATNPAREIKRVMSGAVPEEEAARAFARLWVSDEHWQAAERVMSRG; encoded by the coding sequence ATGGACGTAGATCTCGAACTCGACGAGGGCCTGGCGGTCGTCACCATCGACCGCCCGCAGGCCCGCAACGCCATCGCCCCGACCACGATGGACGAACTGGACAAGGTGCTCGACGCGGCCGCGGGCGCCAAGGCCCTGGTCATCACCGGCGCCGGCGACCGGGCGTTCGTCTCCGGCGGGGACCTGAAGCAACTGAGTGCGATCCGGACCGAGGAGGACGCGATGGCCATGGCCCTGCGGATGAGGGGGATCTGCGATCGCATCGCGCACTTCCCCGGACCGGTGATCGCCGCGTTGAACGGGCACTCGTTCGGCGGCGGCGCCGAGGTCGCGGTGGCCGCCGACATCCGGGTCGCCGCCGACGACATCAGGATCGGCTTCAACCAGGTGGCCCTGGCCATCATGCCCGCGTGGGGCGGCGCCGAGCGCCTCGCCCAACTCGTCGGCAGGGGGCGGGCGTTGATGCTCGCGGGTGCCGGTACCGTGCTCGACGCGGCCGAGGCCCAGCGCGTCGGACTGCTCGAACTGGTGCTGCCGCGCGCCGACTTCGCGGAGGGCTGGCGCACCCTTGCCAGATCCCTCGCGACCAATCCGGCGCGGGAGATCAAACGCGTGATGAGCGGAGCCGTCCCGGAGGAGGAGGCGGCCCGCGCCTTCGCCCGCCTCTGGGTGTCCGACGAGCACTGGCAGGCAGCGGAGAGGGTGATGTCCCGTGGGTGA
- a CDS encoding alpha/beta hydrolase fold domain-containing protein, producing the protein MGDTRVGANGAATDLSNADLADVRADTDRAAAGDGRVRVESSPVGPIVRPPDASDLVILYLHGDRQLSGSPDSAVDLAERLALRTGAVVVCPRYRSSFPGALDDVHAVYSSCQARGPVALAGERLGAGLAASLLVRLRDMGARQPECAVLSSALLDLTLDAPSLLFNAAADPGFDIDELRLHAARFAGGADRTNPLLSPLHANLHGLPPIQLLVAGTDPLLDDSLSFAARAAHSGVTVDLRVRPDAVSLHPESVTAMADFIQAWARAARP; encoded by the coding sequence GTGGGTGACACACGAGTTGGGGCGAACGGAGCGGCCACCGACCTGAGCAACGCCGACCTGGCCGACGTACGGGCGGACACGGACCGCGCGGCGGCCGGCGACGGGCGGGTGCGGGTCGAGTCGAGCCCGGTCGGGCCGATCGTACGGCCGCCGGACGCGAGCGATCTCGTCATCCTGTATCTGCACGGGGACCGGCAGTTGTCGGGCTCGCCGGACTCTGCGGTCGACCTCGCCGAGCGACTCGCCTTGCGTACGGGGGCCGTTGTGGTGTGCCCGCGCTACCGGTCGTCCTTCCCGGGGGCGCTGGACGACGTGCATGCCGTGTACAGCTCGTGCCAGGCCCGTGGTCCGGTCGCGTTGGCCGGTGAGCGGTTGGGGGCCGGGCTCGCGGCCTCGCTGCTGGTGCGGCTGCGGGACATGGGGGCGCGGCAGCCGGAGTGCGCGGTGCTGAGTTCGGCGCTGCTCGACCTGACGCTGGACGCGCCGAGTCTGCTGTTCAACGCGGCCGCCGATCCGGGCTTCGACATCGACGAACTCCGGTTGCACGCGGCCCGGTTCGCGGGTGGCGCCGACCGGACCAACCCGCTGCTGAGCCCGCTGCACGCCAACCTGCACGGGCTGCCGCCGATCCAACTCCTGGTCGCCGGTACCGATCCGCTGCTGGACGACTCCCTGTCGTTCGCGGCCCGCGCGGCCCACTCCGGTGTCACGGTGGATCTCCGGGTGCGGCCGGACGCGGTGAGTCTGCATCCCGAGAGCGTCACGGCCATGGCCGATTTCATACAGGCGTGGGCCCGAGCAGCACGCCCATGA
- a CDS encoding TetR/AcrR family transcriptional regulator produces MTTARHEEILAAALAVFAERGYKKASIDAVAERAGLTRQGVLHYFPSKKRLLLALVQLREDLAREHLAALHADAGEDLPGLLAEVITYDHKNPGLAQIHSVLVAEGVTGSDEAMRFCHDYYRSIQDHTVEHLTALYGERVPSGLTPRAAATAVVAMLEGVQQQWMLDEEQTDYPEIIRDVMGVLLGPTPV; encoded by the coding sequence ATGACGACGGCCCGACACGAGGAGATCCTTGCCGCCGCGCTGGCGGTGTTCGCCGAGCGGGGCTACAAGAAGGCATCCATCGACGCCGTGGCCGAGCGCGCCGGCCTGACCAGACAGGGCGTACTGCACTACTTCCCGAGCAAGAAGCGGCTTCTCCTCGCCCTCGTCCAGCTCCGCGAGGACCTCGCCCGCGAACACCTGGCCGCGCTCCACGCCGACGCCGGCGAGGACCTGCCCGGGCTCCTCGCCGAAGTCATCACCTACGACCACAAGAACCCCGGTCTCGCCCAGATCCACAGCGTTCTCGTGGCTGAGGGCGTCACCGGCAGCGACGAGGCCATGCGGTTCTGCCACGACTACTACCGGTCGATCCAGGACCACACCGTCGAGCACCTCACCGCGCTCTACGGCGAGCGCGTACCCAGCGGCCTGACCCCCCGAGCCGCCGCCACCGCCGTGGTGGCGATGCTCGAAGGGGTCCAGCAGCAGTGGATGCTCGACGAGGAGCAGACCGACTACCCCGAGATCATCCGCGATGTCATGGGCGTGCTGCTCGGGCCCACGCCTGTATGA
- a CDS encoding DUF1330 domain-containing protein, with product MPKGYVILTESIKDQAGMDAYSRAAGASMAQGGASVLAVDGRPQLLEGEWHGDRTVVLEFDSVDAARAWYESDAYERAKPLRQAAADTNAVIVSGFEPPSRGA from the coding sequence ATGCCCAAGGGGTACGTCATCCTGACCGAGTCCATCAAGGACCAGGCCGGGATGGACGCCTACAGCCGTGCGGCCGGTGCGTCGATGGCCCAGGGCGGCGCCTCCGTCCTCGCGGTCGACGGCCGGCCGCAGCTCCTGGAAGGCGAATGGCACGGTGACCGGACCGTCGTTCTCGAATTCGATTCCGTGGATGCCGCGAGAGCCTGGTACGAGTCGGACGCCTACGAACGCGCGAAGCCGCTACGGCAGGCCGCGGCCGACACGAACGCCGTGATCGTCTCCGGCTTCGAGCCGCCGTCCCGGGGTGCGTGA
- a CDS encoding ferredoxin: MKAVVDADRCRGHGICWSICPEVFDLTDDGYAEVLTPEVPAEYEEQVRTALGSCPERAITLN, encoded by the coding sequence ATGAAGGCCGTCGTCGACGCGGACCGTTGCCGGGGCCACGGAATCTGCTGGTCCATCTGCCCCGAGGTGTTCGACCTGACCGACGACGGCTACGCCGAGGTGCTGACGCCCGAAGTCCCCGCCGAGTACGAGGAACAGGTCCGCACGGCGCTGGGGAGTTGCCCCGAGCGCGCGATCACGCTGAACTGA
- a CDS encoding cytochrome P450, protein MHTVKDFEAIDFFQDDEVVADPYPYLAALRGKCPVTRESHHDVTMVTGYDEAIQVLNDADTYSSCLSVTGPFPGFPVPLDGDVDVSALIEQYRDQLPMSDQLPTLDPPVHTDHRGLLMRMITPRRLKENEASMWHLADAQLDAYLAGGEGDFIGGFAGPFTLRVIADLLGVPDEDRNAFVEGLEHQPQGGIGSTDGEVAYSPLEYLYGQFSAYVEERRLEPREDVITGLALAKFSDGSTPDVADVARVATNLFAAGQETTVRLLSNALKLIAEDPDLQRLLRTERDRIPNFIEETLRTESPIKGDFRLSRVPSTVGGVDIPAGTTLMVLNGAANRDPRHFEDPETFDPARANARHHLAFGRGPHTCPGAPLARAEARVGIERILDRTTDIRISESVHGPADARKYRYLPTYILRGLTHLNLEFTLAEESAR, encoded by the coding sequence GTGCACACCGTGAAGGACTTCGAGGCGATCGACTTCTTCCAGGACGACGAAGTCGTCGCGGACCCCTATCCCTACTTGGCGGCCCTGCGCGGGAAGTGCCCGGTGACGCGTGAGAGCCACCATGACGTGACGATGGTGACGGGGTACGACGAGGCGATCCAGGTCCTCAACGACGCCGACACGTACTCGTCGTGCCTCTCGGTGACCGGCCCCTTCCCCGGGTTCCCCGTCCCGCTGGACGGCGACGTCGACGTCAGCGCGCTGATCGAGCAGTACCGCGACCAGCTCCCGATGAGCGACCAACTGCCGACGCTCGACCCGCCCGTGCACACGGATCACCGCGGACTGCTGATGCGGATGATCACCCCGCGCCGCCTGAAGGAGAACGAGGCGTCGATGTGGCACCTCGCCGACGCGCAGTTGGACGCGTATCTCGCGGGCGGCGAGGGCGACTTCATCGGCGGGTTCGCCGGCCCCTTCACCCTGAGGGTCATCGCCGACCTGCTGGGCGTGCCCGACGAGGACCGCAACGCGTTCGTCGAGGGCCTCGAACACCAGCCGCAGGGCGGCATCGGCAGCACGGACGGCGAGGTGGCGTACTCGCCGCTGGAGTACCTGTACGGGCAGTTCTCGGCCTATGTCGAGGAGCGCCGCCTGGAGCCCCGCGAGGACGTGATCACGGGCCTGGCCCTCGCGAAGTTCAGCGACGGCTCGACCCCCGACGTCGCCGACGTGGCGCGCGTCGCCACGAACCTGTTCGCGGCCGGCCAGGAGACCACGGTCCGGCTGCTCAGCAACGCCCTCAAGCTGATCGCCGAAGACCCCGATCTGCAGCGGCTGTTGCGCACCGAGCGCGACCGCATCCCGAACTTCATCGAGGAGACGCTGCGCACCGAGAGCCCGATCAAGGGCGACTTCCGGCTGTCCCGCGTCCCGTCCACGGTGGGCGGCGTCGACATCCCCGCCGGCACCACCCTCATGGTCCTCAACGGCGCCGCGAACCGCGACCCGCGCCACTTCGAGGACCCCGAGACCTTCGACCCGGCCCGCGCCAACGCCCGGCACCACCTCGCCTTCGGCCGCGGCCCCCACACCTGCCCCGGCGCCCCGCTCGCCCGCGCCGAGGCCCGCGTGGGCATCGAGCGCATCCTCGACCGTACGACGGACATCCGGATCTCGGAGAGCGTGCACGGCCCTGCCGACGCCCGGAAATACCGTTACCTGCCGACGTACATCCTGCGCGGACTCACCCATCTGAACCTGGAGTTCACGCTCGCCGAGGAGTCCGCCCGATGA